One region of Fragaria vesca subsp. vesca linkage group LG4, FraVesHawaii_1.0, whole genome shotgun sequence genomic DNA includes:
- the LOC101307112 gene encoding sn1-specific diacylglycerol lipase beta-like: MAALLQCLTGSDVLKWRSFYATQDDAWKAHYREVFDNGIREALCCMGRVKYLSVLEEDEVFSVARLLGDLVAYRAAGKGHLELMAGLALLRNQSQSPKSCDECMEIPEEKIREAADLHKYAEAAYTGPLLDFGRNPFLFPCAWLYRQGILTPWTRNRLPKLDGDNWLRGHAAAFLKYVRLSPAVLRQGRVNQGKCKAAYFVIVLNHLRSVVIAVRGTETPEDLITDSLCRECRLSAEDLDGLINSSHLHSDVKESLIAYPRHAHSGIVEAARDLFMEIEGSDSSGILSSLLRVGCECEGYGIRLVGHSLGGAIAALLGLRLCHRYPNLHVYTYGPLPCVDSVVANACSEFITSIVYNNEFSARLSVGSIMRLRGAAITAMSQDSAADSATILRLARHFLNITKHQQDRTEVKDPALDANSEEITTGKLSHEICRPQFDTEASEEEDQGFIVCQDAHTGERDYGTDDDQFTNPFTSNAISNRDPVSEFMRSIRRSDSMSPSDPPELYLPGLVIHIVPQRSNFDMRIWKRWGVPEKIQCHKAYIADRESFKDMIVSPSMFLDHLPWRCHNAMLNLLQARSSQVRNTQILPSEPPMV, translated from the exons ATGGCTGCACTGCTACAGTGTCTTACTGGATCCGATGTATTAAAATGGAGATCCTTTTATGCAACCCAAGATGATGCATGGAAAGCTCATTACAGGGAGGTATTTGATAATGGTATTCGCGAGGCCTTGTGCTGTATGGGACGAGTCAAATACTT GAGTGTATTGGAAGAAGATGAGGTTTTCTCAGTAGCTCGACTATTGGGTGACCTTGTTGCCTATCGTGCAGCAGGCAAAGGACATCTGGAACTTATGGCAG GTCTCGCACTATTGCGGAACCAGAGCCAGTCACCAAAGTCATGTGATGAGTGCATGGAGATACCTGAAGAAAAGATCAGGGAGGCTGCAGATCTTCATAAGTATGCAGAAGCTGCGTACACG GGTCCATTACTTGATTTTGGAAGAAATCCTTTCTTATTTCCTTGTGCATGGCTTTATAGGCAAGGGATTTTGACCCCATGGACTCGTAACAG GTTACCCAAACTTGATGGTGATAATTGGTTGCGAGGTCATGCAGCAGCGTTTCTAAAATATGTTAGGTTATCCCCAGCTGTACTTAGACAAGGGCGTGTTAACCAG GGCAAGTGTAAAGCTGCATACTTTGTTATAGTGCTGAATCATCTAAGATCCGTGGTGATTGCTGTTCGGGGAACTGAGACCCCAGAAGATCTAATCACGGACAGCTTATGTCGGGAATGTCGTCTTTCGGCAGAAGACTTGGATGGATTGATAAA TAGTAGTCATCTTCATAGCGATGTAAAAGAGAGCCTGATAGCTTACCCTCGCCATGCACACTCTGGTATAGTTGAGGCTGCAAGAGATCTCTTCATGGAAATCGAAG GCTCTGACTCAAGTGGCATCCTTTCTTCTTTGTTGCGAGTTGGATGCGAGTGTGAGGGATATGGCATTCGCTTGGTGGGGCATTCCCTAGGAGGTGCGATTGCTGCATTGCTAGGACTCAGA TTATGTCACCGATACCCAAATTTGCATGTCTATACATATGGCCCCCTTCCATGTGTGGACTCGGTTGTAGCAAATGCATGTTCTGAATTTATTACAAG CATTGTGTACAACAATGAGTTTTCAGCACGCCTGTCAGTTGGATCTATCATGCGGCTTCGAGGTGCTGCAATTACAGCAATGTCACAAGATTCAGCAGCCGATTCGGCTACAATCTTAAGGCTCGCACGTCATTTTCTTAATATAACCAAACATCAGCAAGATAGGACTGAGGTAAAGGATCCAGCTTTAGATGCCAATTCTGAGGAAATCACTACCGGAAAGCTTAGCCACGAAATCTGTAGACCTCAGTTTGATACAGAAG CAAGCGAGGAAGAGGATCAGGGTTTCATTGTGTGCCAGGATGCTCACACAGGTGAAAGAGATTACGGAACTGATGATGATCAATTTACTAACCCTTTCACCAGTAATGCAATTTCAAATCGTGATCCTGTGTCTGAGTTTATGAGAAGTATCCGCAGATCTGATAGCATGTCACCCTCCGATCCGCCTGAGTTGTATCTGCCAGGACTTGTGATTCATATAGTACCGCAGCGTAGTAACTTTGATATGCGTATTTGGAAAAGATGGGGAGTCCCAGAAAAGATACAATGTCACAAAGCTTATATTGCAGACAGAGAAAGCTTCAAAGATATGATTGTGTCACCATCAATGTTTCTCGACCATCTTCCTTGGAG ATGTCACAATGCAATGCTAAATTTATTGCAAGCTCGGAGCTCCCAAGTTCGAAATACCCAGATTCTTCCTAGTGAACCTCCAATGGTGTGA
- the LOC101307393 gene encoding galactolipase DONGLE, chloroplastic-like, with amino-acid sequence MASMNIHMPNTNLNHVVFSETTTTTRPLRSVCIGQVCLPKRTKLATASPTKQTVVIASPVDNEVAARASSGSSTSTTTSLSQSWREIQGSDNWENLVDPLHPLLRQEIIRYGDFVKGCYCAFDLDPNSKRYLNCKYGKKNMLREVGMESSGYEVTKYIYATPDINIPIQNGESCGRWIGYVAVATDEAVKRLGRRDIIITFRGTVTNPEWVANLMSSLTPARLDPHNERPDVKVESGFLSLYTSDESDSKFGLGSCREQLLSEVSRLLNKYKGEELSITLAGHSMGSSLALLLAYDITELGLNRVNSSTKTPVTVFSFGGPRVGNSGFKRRCEELGVKVLRIVNVNDPITKMPGMVFNHENFRVLGSERLSFEFPWSCSCYAHVGVELVLDFFNMQNPSCVHDLGTYISLLKCPKRPSMEIQRDYQGGEFVNKAKQLLANMMSVQNLNLKLPNPWRSSTTAAAETNMVNLQVQSQRT; translated from the coding sequence ATGGCTTCCATGAACATTCACATGCCCAACACAAACCTAAACCATGTTGTATTTTCCGAAACAACTACTACTACTCGGCCGCTGCGGTCGGTTTGTATCGGGCAGGTTTGTCTGCCCAAAAGAACCAAACTAGCAACAGCTTCTCCTACAAAACAAACGGTTGTCATCGCGTCTCCGGTGGATAATGAAGTTGCAGCTAGAGCGAGCTCTGGTTCCAGTACCAGTACTACTACTTCTCTGTCTCAGTCGTGGAGAGAGATTCAAGGCTCCGATAACTGGGAAAATCTAGTCGACCCGTTGCACCCTCTTCTCCGGCAAGAGATAATCCGGTACGGCGACTTTGTAAAGGGGTGTTACTGCGCTTTCGACCTGGACCCCAACTCGAAACGCTACCTCAACTGCAAGTACGGCAAGAAAAACATGCTTAGAGAGGTTGGGATGGAGAGCAGCGGCTATGAGGTCACCAAGTACATCTACGCTACTCCTGACATCAACATTCCCATCCAAAACGGCGAGTCGTGCGGACGCTGGATCGGATATGTCGCAGTTGCCACTGATGAAGCGGTGAAGCGGCTAGGGAGGAGAGATATCATCATCACCTTTCGAGGCACGGTTACGAACCCCGAGTGGGTGGCGAACCTAATGAGCTCCCTCACTCCGGCAAGGCTTGATCCTCATAATGAACGGCCTGATGTGAAAGTAGAGTCTGGGTTTCTCAGCTTATACACTTCCGATGAGAGCGACAGTAAATTCGGACTAGGAAGTTGCCGGGAGCAGCTTCTTTCCGAAGTGTCGAGGCTACTAAACAAGTACAAAGGCGAAGAGCTAAGCATAACCTTAGCAGGACACAGCATGGGAAGTTCTCTGGCTCTTCTTCTTGCTTACGACATCACGGAGCTAGGGTTAAATCGTGTAAATTCGAGCACAAAGACACCCGTCACCGTGTTTTCCTTCGGAGGCCCTAGAGTTGGGAACTCCGGCTTCAAGAGGCGATGCGAGGAGTTGGGTGTCAAAGTGTTGAGGATAGTAAACGTGAACGATCCGATCACAAAGATGCCTGGAATGGTGTTCAATCATGAAAATTTTAGGGTTTTGGGAAGTGAGCGATTGTCATTTGAGTTTCCTTGGAGTTGCTCGTGTTATGCGCATGTCGGTGTTGAATTGGTGCTTGATTTCTTCAACATGCAAAACCCTTCGTGTGTCCATGACCTGGGGACTTATATCAGCTTGCTCAAATGCCCCAAGAGACCATCAATGGAGATTCAAAGAGATTATCAAGGTGGGGAGTTTGTCAATAAAGCAAAACAATTGCTCGCAAATATGATGAGTGTGCAAAATTTGAACCTGAAGCTACCAAACCCATGGAGAAGTAGTACTACTGCTGCTGCTGAAACTAATATGGTGAATCTGCAGGTTCAATCACAAAGAACATGA